A stretch of Fusarium poae strain DAOMC 252244 chromosome 2, whole genome shotgun sequence DNA encodes these proteins:
- a CDS encoding hypothetical protein (TransMembrane:10 (i85-104o110-129i177-200o212-230i251-272o301-322i329-349o355-373i394-417o429-449i)), with product MLGFGKKHDSNASDEVRHNDQVHMSQDDIPQRPWIETALPVFACGAGLFSDGYINNVIGSVNTTLRRQYGDVYVNSNAFKYVSDIAFAGTVVGQLVFGFLADHWSRTNTLMVSTVILIIFTALAAGSYWHGQPVGMFNMLTAWRFFVGIGIGGEYPAGSVGCAESSGQMKKGTRNRWFILFTNSMIDFGFVIGAFVPYVVAAAAHNANFGTIWRTSLGIGVVFPLVLFILRLRLKEPEEFAKQSMRRQTPYWLVLRYYWFRLFSVSLVWFLYNFSSYAFGIYSSSILSGIYGDDAPLTTVFGWNTVVNMFYLPGTLIGAFVSDWIGPRYTLILGVTLQAIVGFIMAGVYDKISSQVAAFAVVFGIFQALGELGPGNNIGLLAAKTCATGVRGRYYGIAAAVGKIGAFVGTYVFPYIQAAGGNETQSAQYPFWVSSSLCILSALIVFFCIPHIGQDTITIEDQKFREYLQRQGWDTAQMGLDTTDIEGRVTSDSKTEDK from the exons ATGCTAGGCTTTGGAAAGAAACATGACAGCAACGCTTCTGATGAAGTTCGCCACAATGATCAAGTACACATGTCGCAGGATGATATCCCTCAACGTCCTTGGATTGAAACCGCTCTCCCCGTGTTCGCCTGTGGTGCCGGTCTTTTCTCAGACGGTTACATCAACAAT GTGATCGGTTCTGTCAACACCACTCTGAGAAGGCAATATGGAGATGTCTACGTCAACTCGAATGCCTTCAAATATGTGTCTGATATTGCCTTTGCAGGCACTGTTGTTGGCCAACTAGTTTTCGGTTTCCTTGCTGATCACTGGTCGCGCACCAACACCCTCATGGTGTCTACTGTTATTCTTATCATCTTCACTGCCTTGGCAGCTGGATCGTATTGGCACGGGCAACCCGTTGGAATGTTCAACATGCTTACGGCTTGGCGATTCTTTGTTGGTATTGGAATCGGAG GTGAATACCCAGCAGGTAGTGTTGGATGCGCAGAGTCTAGTGGTCAAATGAAGAAAGGCACCAGAAATAGATGGTTCATTCTCTTTACGAACTCGATGATTGACTTTGGCTTTGTCATCGGCGCCTTCGTTCCTT ATGTTGTTGCCGCTGCAGCTCACAATGCCAACTTCGGCACTATTTGGAGGACAAGTCTTGGTATTGGAGTTGTATTCCCTCTTGTGCTGTTCATCCTGCGACTAAGGCTCAAAGAGCCCGAAGAATTTGCAAAGCAGTCGATGAGGCGTCAAACACCATACTGGTTAGTCTTGCGATACTACTGGTTCAGACTCTTCAGTGTCAGTCTGGTGTGGTTTCTCTACAAT TTCTCTTCATACGCCTTTGGTATATACTCTTCCTCTATCCTTTCCGGCATCTATGGCGACGATGCACCCCTTACAACCGTCTTCGGCTGGAACACTGTCGTCAATATGTTCTATCTTCCAGGTACCTTGATCGGTGCTTTTGTCAGTGACTGGATTGGCCCTCGATACACTCTCATCCTCGGTGTAACACTCCAGGCCATTGTTGGATTCATCATGGCCGGTGTCTATGACAAGATTTCAAGTCAGGTCGCCGCATTCGCAGTCGTGTTCGGCATTTTCCAAGCTCTTGGTGAGCTGGGTCCAGGAAACAACATCGGTCTTCTGGCAGCAAAGACGTGCGCCACTGGAGTGCGAGGTCGGTATTACGGTATCGCGGCTGCGGTTGGTAAAATCGGCGCTTTTGTTGGAACATACGTATTTCCGTACATCCAGGCTGCCGGAGGAAACGAAACACAAAGCGCACAATATCCCTTCTGGGTATCGTCTAGTCTTTGCATTCTTTCGGCACTGATTGTCTTTTTCTGCATCCCGCACATCGGCCAGGACACAATCACCATTGAAGATCAAAAGTTCCGCGAGTATTTACAAAGACAGGGCTGGGACACAGCTCAAATGGGTCTCGATACGACTGATATCGAAGGCAGGGTAACGAGTGACTCCAAGACTGAGGACAAGTGA
- a CDS encoding hypothetical protein (SECRETED:SignalP(1-18)~MEROPS:MER0003908) has translation MRFSIIVAALLPLACSMATYNNWKGYSIDTSHVSRGHVTDVLSGINHVPLGEHKNTIEVAVHPTSIHAFEGLALNSTLFIENMSEELAKEGNFEKLSPARTHDRVRLAQPDKAYFKSYHSFEQHTQFLKDLQFSFPKNSEVFSTGKSVEGRDIQGIHLWGKAGKGKNPAIIWHGNVHAREWISSMTVEYLAWKLVQGYHDKNKLSRSIIDSHDFYILPIVNPDGFVYTTKSDRLWRKNRQKGAHKTCVGTDINRNWPYKWDIPGGSSTDPCNETYRGRKPGDTPEIKALTNHTMAIAQKTGIRSYIDWHSYSQLILLPYGYTCDLNATNTNYQMELAGEVASAIEDYEGTYFDYGPTCQTIYQTSGGSSDWVYDVAEAELAWGIELRPARLRGDGFVLPPKNIVKSGEEIWAGMKVLFTKLMEKDK, from the exons ATGCGCTTCAGCATCATCGTCGCAGCTTTGCTGCCTCTCGCCTGCAGCATGGCGACCTACAACAACTGGAAGGGGTATTCCATTGACACTTCCCATGTGTCTCGTGGCCATGTCACCGATGTTCTCAGCGGAATCAATCACGTTCCTCTTGGCGAGCACAAGAACACAATCGAAGTTGCGGTCCACCCGACTAGCATCCACGCCTTTGAAGGCCTTGCCTTAAACTCTACCCTTTTCATCGAGAACATGAGCGAAGAGCTTGCCAAGGAGGGAAATTTTGAGAAGCTAAGCC CTGCGCGCACTCATGACCGTGTCAGGCTTGCTCAACCCGACAAGGCCTACTTCAAGTCCTACCACAGCTTTGAACAGCACACCCAATTTTTGAAAGATCTTCAATTCTCTTTCCCCAAGAACTCCGAGGTCTTCTCTACTGGCAAAAGCGTAGAGGGAAGAGACATTCAAGGCATTCACCTGTGGGGGAAGGCTGGAAAAGGCAAGAATCCTGCCATTATCTGGCACGGAAATGTGCATGCTCGCGAATGGATCAGCAGCATG ACAGTTGAGTATTTGGCTTGGAAGCTTGTTCAAGGTTATCATGACAAAAACAAACTTTCTCGATCTATCATTGATAGTCATGACTTTTACATCCTGCCAATCGTTAATCCTGACG GTTTTGTCTACACCACCAAGTCTGATCGCCTGTGGCGTAAGAACCGCCAGAAGGGCGCTCACAAGACATGCGTGGGCACTGACATCAACCGAAATTGGCCTTACAAGTGGGATATTCCCGGTGGCTCCTCCACAGATCCTTGCAACGAGACGTACCGAGGTCGCAAGCCCGGAGACACACCAGAGATCAAGGCTTTGACGAACCACACCATGGCGATTGCACAGAAGACAGGAATTCGCTCCTACATTGACTGGCACTCTTACAGTCAGCTTATCCTATTGCCCTATGGCTACACCTGCGATCTCAATGCGACCAACACAAACTACCAGATGGAACTGGCAGGTGAGGTAGCGAGCGCGATTGAAGATTATGAGGGGACATACTTTGACTACGGCCCTACTTGTCAGACTATCTACCAAACCTCTGGCGGCAGTAGCGATTGGGTCTATGATGTTGCTGAGGCCGAACTAGCTTGGGGCATCGAGCTTCGACCTGCAAGATTGAGGGGCGATGGGTTCGTCCTTCCACCCAAGAACATCGTCAAGTCCGGTGAAGAGATTTGGGCTGGTATGAAGGTTTTGTTCACAAAACTCATGGAGAAGGACAAATGA
- a CDS encoding hypothetical protein (SECRETED:SignalP(1-18)): protein MLPSFLLSSLLCLSTVSALPNPILAERAACDCTGTRDGGSNSKEYICRDARLGPSRLPKKLPLSTFVESYNRFGGLTPAQFLLTWTDEKGNYRYPPQNGFQLDADGNAINGSMILPVGTLVDRFGSEYGSFISAAAAPYSQRALPPSNLATNPNTPDFPYNYHVYRVIKPLPVVGGPIAPWFGQPGLGAQFFTGELGNVKFLLEQSYIQAEDPNTLVHKSDGCA, encoded by the exons ATGCTTCCTTCATTTCTCCTCTCATCGTTGCTGTGCCTTTCTACAGTCTCAGCTCTCCCCAATCCAATTCTGGCGGAGCGTGCCGCTTGTGACTGTACTGGCACACGTGATGGTGGTTCCAACTCCAAAGAATACATCTGTCGTGATGCCAGACTCGGTCCTTCAAGACTCCCTAAAAAGTTACCTTTGAGCACTTTTGTCGAGAGCTACAATCGTTTCGGGGGTCTAACACCAGCTCAGTTTCTCTTGACATGGACCGATGAGAAGGGCAACTATAGGTACCCACCGCAAAAC GGGTTCCAACTTGATGCTGACGGCAATGCCATCAATGGAAGCATGATTCTTCCTGTCGGAACACTTGTAGACCGATTCGGAAGCGAATATG GATCATTTATCTCTGCAGCTGCTGCTCCCTACTCACAGAGAGCTCTTCCTCCATCAAATCTGGCCACAAACCCCAACACACCCGACTTCCCGTACAACTACCATGTGTATCGTGTGATCAAGCCGCTTCCAGTGGTTGGAGGACCTATTGCGCCGTGGTTTGGTCAGCCTGGTCTTGGAGCGCAGTTTTTTACTGGAGAGTTGGGCAATGTTAAGTTCTTGCTTGAGCAGAGCTACATCCAGGCTGAGGATCCCAACACTCTAGTGCACAAGTCTGATGGTTGCGCATGA
- a CDS encoding hypothetical protein (TransMembrane:12 (i50-73o93-115i127-146o158-180i218-240o252-275i312-335o347-368i380-399o411-431i443-468o480-499i)), which translates to MASHPDPASTNPNDLHDGPVKQDVSAGVVMPALAEGDTPTTSKWEIWSWYAYYIGANGLALFNFGPTAFQNLLDQAAPKDTGLLSFAGRERDVNSIVLLANGISFALQAVLFLIIGAYADFGTGRRWILVVWSIVAYGIGFGWLGVHEPSKWQTATGLYIVGLIAYQMTLTYWTAAFPSLARNTPQLKEAALEFESGDITQQEMDRKDEMERSRLSNVAFYIQSVGEVVILAMIVGVMFGVKVDKSPENNNWGLSVLVAFATACWLVLSIPWFILEKKRPGMKVPDHLNIVTVGFWQLWEALTQIWHLKQSLIYLVGYFLLGDSLNTTVTVIGTLQNQVVSYETLTLTYLLIVGIVAQAVGIGAFWLIQKKFNLSVKAMFNAVMVFIILLDGWGMIGNWTDKFGFKNVWEIWLYQAFYGLFVCPWYSYSQIMISSVTPRGHEFLFFSLFNIIGKSSSFIGPFISSAIIDATPGGTNNSAPFYFLFALSLVSAIGIWSFLDLEKSAREQEAFIIEEKIRMGEESDTSKTD; encoded by the coding sequence ATGGCCTCACATCCGGATCCAGCTTCGACAAACCCCAACGACCTGCATGATGGCCCCGTCAAGCAGGATGTTAGCGCAGGCGTTGTGATGCCCGCCTTGGCAGAGGGTGATACGCCCACGACTTCCAAGTGGGAGATCTGGAGCTGGTATGCCTACTACATCGGTGCCAATGGACTTGCCCTGTTCAACTTTGGACCAACAGCCTTTCAGAACCTACTTGATCAAGCGGCTCCCAAAGATACTGGCCTCTTATCTTTCGCTGGTCGGGAACGTGATGTCAACAGTATCGTTCTTCTCGCCAATGGCATATCCTTTGCTCTGCAAGCCgttctcttcctcatcatcggaGCATATGCAGATTTCGGTACTGGACGACGATGGATTTTGGTGGTCTGGTCAATCGTGGCTTACGGAATCGGGTTTGGCTGGCTGGGAGTTCATGAACCCAGTAAATGGCAGACAGCGACAGGCCTGTACATCGTTGGCCTAATCGCGTACCAGATGACTCTCACATACTGGACAGCGGCATTTCCTTCCCTGGCACGAAACACACCTCAGCTGAAGGAAGCAGCACTAGAGTTCGAGTCGGGTGACATCACACAACAGGAAATGGATCGAAAGGACGAAATGGAGAGGAGTAGGCTCAGCAACGTCGCTTTCTACATCCAATCCGTTGGTGAAGTCGTCATTTTGGCCATGATCGTGGGTGTCATGTTCGGTGTCAAGGTTGACAAGAGTCCAGAGAATAACAACTGGGGTCTTTCCGTGCTGGTAGCATTTGCAACTGCTTGTTGGCTTGTACTCTCAATTCCCTGGTTCATCCTTGAGAAGAAGCGTCCCGGTATGAAGGTTCCAGATCACTTGAACATTGTTACAGTCGGATTTTGGCAGCTTTGGGAGGCTCTCACCCAGATCTGGCACTTGAAGCAGAGCTTGATCTACCTTGTTGGATATTTCCTGCTGGGAGACTCCCTCAACACTACTGTGACAGTTATCGGCACACTGCAAAATCAGGTTGTCAGTTACGAGACTTTGACTCTGACGTATCTTCTCATCGTCGGCATTGTTGCGCAAGCTGTTGGAATTGGTGCTTTTTGGCTAATTCAGAAGAAGTTCAACCTCAGCGTCAAAGCCATGTTCAACGCCGTCATGGTTTTCATTATCCTTTTGGATGGATGGGGTATGATTGGAAACTGGACTGACAAGTTCGGGTTCAAGAATGTCTGGGAGATCTGGCTGTACCAAGCTTTTTATGGACTCTTTGTTTGTCCATGGTACAGCTACTCTCAAATCATGATCAGCTCTGTTACGCCTCGAGGCCACGaattccttttcttctctcttttcaaCATCATTGGCAAATCATCCAGCTTCATCGGGCCTTTTATCAGCAGTGCCATTATCGATGCGACTCCAGGGGGCACCAACAATAGCGCCCCCTTCTATTTCTTGTTTGCTTTGAGTTTGGTTAGCGCAATTGGAATTTGGTCCTTCTTAGATTTGGAGAAGAGTGCGAGGGAGCaagaagcttttattatagagGAAAAGATACGCATGGGCGAGGAGTCGGATACCAGCAAAACCGATTAG
- a CDS encoding hypothetical protein (TransMembrane:2 (i242-263o283-308i)), translated as MASPTPPFTVCILERDFLGTANSSSKEDFGSLLPASARFNDDIVTPTSDPNFLERELSVSRLTDVQKWLWICGRLMPPRQLHHQRLISRNIIISEQAELHMVWWRDRIFLKPMPKYLLDPNFWAANIVHTAHLDDATQFNLDASARGFLFSYTALIAYKSDFRIAKEHGLLPEEVTWEGWKAFAAQILENHRYDRVNPRYWYGELRLSRLNKIYAFRKGFLLRGYSRVASHTVYGDLIRDNFSVLAGILAYVVIALTAMQVGLGVDGLLEEPAFQNASYFLTVFALIVPLIGAVFIFLIVFVMIVSNWKVTKAFESRRLKKMKVQLLR; from the coding sequence ATGGCCAGCCCGACCCCACCATTTACAGTCTGTATCTTGGAGAGGGACTTCCTTGGCACCGCTAATTCCTCATCGAAAGAGGACTTTGGCAGCCTTCTGCCGGCGAGCGCTCGCTTCAACGATGACATTGTGACTCCAACGTCGGATCCCAACTTCCTAGAACGGGAATTATCAGTTTCACGACTGACCGACGTCCAAAAATGGCTCTGGATATGTGGACGTCTGATGCCGCCTCGACAACTTCATCACCAGAGGCTCATCTCTCGAAACATTATCATCAGCGAGCAGGCTGAGCTCCACATGGTCTGGTGGAGAGATCGCATCTTTCTCAAGCCCATGCCAAAATACCTGCTCGACCCAAACTTCTGGGCTGCCAACATCGTCCATACAGCACATCTCGATGACGCGACGCAGTTCAATCTTGATGCTTCTGCTCGGGGATTTCTCTTCTCGTACACGGCACTAATCGCGTACAAGAGTGACTTCCGCATCGCTAAAGAGCATGGTTTGCTTCCTGAAGAAGTGACTTGGGAAGGCTGGAAGGCTTTTGCCGCTCAGATTCTTGAGAACCATCGATATGATCGCGTGAATCCACGCTATTGGTACGGAGAGCTCCGATTAAGCCGACTCAACAAGATCTACGCGTTTCGAAAAGGTTTCTTGCTGCGCGGCTACTCAAGAGTTGCATCTCATACTGTTTATGGAGATCTCATCCGAGACAACTTTTCAGTATTGGCAGGTATCTTGGCTTATGTTGTGATTGCGCTCACAGCAATGCAAGTAGGGTTAGGTGTTGATGGCCTACTTGAAGAGCCAGCATTCCAGAATGCCAGCTACTTCTTGACCGTGTTTGCGTTGATTGTGCCATTAATAGGAGCTGtctttattttcttgatCGTTTTTGTTATGATTGTTAGCAACTGGAAGGTCACAAAAGCGTTTGAGAGCAGGAGATTAAAGAAGATGAAGGTTCAGCTTTTGAGGTGA
- a CDS encoding hypothetical protein (TransMembrane:1 (i51-70o)): MANNQETGSWWSQMFNNTGYQELPTTIVKDKAETKAQVMPRRCFRLSTRGFLLVLAAILLVPTFLALAALEGRQYLSDGTADVFEMSEGQNPGPQTTSVVVSEVPQDSVPVADAVPDTPEVDTPEVGAPDAPEVLDTIAAPAIPVSPHPPKMPKTVSNRRLVILLPANAPGVNLCKAMVTAIALGYPTPVIINWGKSGSHLAKIGGVLDYLDWAVRLKSGHKDHLGMDDLIVVADSSDSWFQLPPDVLIQRYHDLNAEADARLLKEWTGSSEMPMKQTIMVSAQKRCWPRAKSGTNLHCADLPESPLREDLYGPDTDKDPEMRMVDVRPKYINSGAFIGPVGDMRRYFRRAQERYVAGKAIQGDHFYSDQGFFGEIWAEQEIWRKWRRELGDQIDLQQNASIMVRDQFEYHVGLDYYQTISIPTVFEEDDGDVVNLNNQTHIAERSKELEIEPPRLTRVPDEIRNAKNPIARLLSEEERQDLDWGDMNFYADFFTTAIPVNIHHNAHINNLKSRRVLQQPLGRVQIPEGKAVYWGLQAYKEIRRYMHNQRQMVTTDFDSICMSSWAKKEKQNWWDVVFMDERGPLEL, from the exons ATGGCAAACAATCAGGAAACTGGCAGCTGGTGGAGCCAGATGTTTAACAACACCGGGTACCAGGAGCTGCCAACGACAATTGTGAAGGACAAGGCAGAGACAAAAGCTCAGGTCATGCCTAGAAGATGTTTCCGGTTATCGACCCGAGGTTTTTTGCTTGTACTCGCAGCTATTCTTCTAGTCCCTACTTTTCTAGCCCTTGCAGCGCTTGAG GGTCGACAATATCTTTCAGATGGAACAGCCGACGTCTTTGAGATGTCCGAAGGCCAAAACCCTGGCCCACAAACTACCTCCGTAGTCGTTTCGGAGGTCCCTCAGGATTCAGTACCCGTTGCTGACGCTGTCCCTGACACGCCCGAGGTTGACACGCCCGAGGTCGGCGCACCTGATGCCCCCGAGGTCCTTGATACGATCGCTGCCCCTGCTATTCCTGTTTCGCCTCACCCTCCAAAGATGCCAAAAACAGTTTCTAACCGTCGTCTTGTCATCCTCCTCCCCGCCAACGCCCCTGGTGTCAACCTGTGTAAAGCCATGGTCACGGCAATCGCCCTTGGATACCCCACACCCGTCATCATCAACTGGGGTAAGAGTGGCTCGCATCTTGCCAAGATTGGAGGTGTTCTTGACTACCTTGACTGGGCTGTGCGTCTCAAGTCTGGTCACAAAGACCACCTGGGCATGGACGATCTTATCGTGGTGGCCGACAGTTCCGACTCGTGGTTCCAGCTTCCTCCCGATGTTCTGATCCAGCGTTACCACGACCTCAACGCCGAGGCTGATGCACGCCTGCTGAAGGAATGGACTGGTAGCTCAGAGATGCCCATGAAGCAGACCATCATGGTGTCTGCCCAAAAGAGGTGCTGGCCCCGAGCCAAGTCTGGCACTAACCTTCACTGCGCTGATCTCCCCGAGAGCCCTCTTCGTGAGGATCTTTATGGACCAGACACAGACAAGGACCCTGAAATGCGCATGGTCGATGTTCGTCCCAAGTACATCAACAGTGGTGCTTTTATCGGACCCGTTGGAGACATGCGCCGGTACTTCCGTCGTGCTCAAGAACGTTACGTGGCTGGCAAGGCTATTCAAGGAGACCACTTCTACAGTGACCAGGGTTTCTTTGGTGAGATTTGGGCTGAGCAAGAGATCTGGCGCAAATGGAGACGTGAGCTCGGCGACCAGATCGATCTTCAACAGAACGCCTCTATCATGGTCCGTGATCAGTTTGAGTACCATGTCGGCCTTGATTACTACCAAACCATCTCCATTCCCACCGTttttgaagaagacgatggtGATGTTGTCAATCTCAACAACCAGACTCACATCGCTGAGCGATCCAAGGAGCTTGAGATTGAACCTCCTCGTCTAACCCGTGTCCCTGACGAGATTAGAAACGCTAAGAACCCTATCGCACGTCTTTTGAGCGAGGAAGAGCGACAAGACCTCGACTGGGGCGACATGAATTTCTACGCCGACTTCTTCACCACAGCCATCCCTGTCAACATCCATCACAATGCGCATatcaacaacctcaagagTCGTCGCGTCTT ACAACAGCCTCTTGGACGGGTGCAGATTCCTGAGGGTAAAGCTGTGTACTGGGGACTCCAGGCTTATAAGGAGATCAGACGATACATGCACAACCAGAGACAGATGGTGACGACAGACTTTGACAGTATCTGCATGTCAAGTTGggcgaagaaggagaagcagAACTGGTGGGATGTGGTATTTATGGATGAAAGGGGACCATTGGAACTATAA
- a CDS encoding hypothetical protein (TransMembrane:6 (i54-73o88-108i135-156o176-196i203-228o248-265i)), which translates to MADIHGMNGHNGHVKDRRSNSVNGRNRLYAHQEKQRTTHLSEFGKHMVAASGEFVGTFLFLYFAYAGNIVAVLQEPIPGPNGTLANNTVMYVAMAYGFSLLVNVWAFYRISGGLFNPAVTFGLCLSGQLPWTRALFLFPSQITAAMCAGGLVNAMFPGSASIANTTLGPNTSIAQGVFLEMFFTAQLVFVVLMLAAEKSRDTFLAPVGIGLALFVALIPGVFVTGGSANPVRSFGCAVGSRDFPGYHWIYWVGPLLGAALAAGYFKLVKLMHYEEANPGQDSPVDV; encoded by the exons ATGGCAGATATCCACGGTATGAACGGCCACAATGGTCACGTAAAGGATCGCCGCAGTAACTCGGTGAATGGCCGAAATCGACTTTACGCTCACCAGGAAAAGCAAAGAACGACTCACCTCAGCGAATTTGGTAAGCATATGGTAGCAGCATCCGGCGAATTTGTGGGCACATTTCTATTTTTGTACTTTGCCTATGCTGGAAACATTGTCGCCGTTCTCCAAGAGCCCATCCCAGGGCCGAATGGCACCTTGGCCAACAACACCGTTATGTACGTCGCCATGGCATACGGATTTTCTCTTTTGGTCAACGTCTGGGCTTTCTACCGAATCAGCGGTGGACTCTTCAACCCTGCT GTCACTTTTGGTCTCTGCCTCTCTGGTCAACTGCCATGGACGCGCGCACTCTTTCTGTTCCCCTCCCAGATCACCGCTGCAATGTGTGCAGGTGGTCTGGTCAATGCCATGTTTCCTGGAAGTGCCTCCATTGCAAACACGACACTTGGGCCCAACACTTCGATTGCGCAAGGTGTCTTTCTTGAAATGTTTTTCACCGCCCAATTGGTCTTTGTAGTCTTGATGCTTGCTGCCGAAAAGTCTCGCGACACCTTTTTGGCCCCTGTTGGTATTGGTCTGGCTCTTTTCGTCGCACTCATCCCAG GAGTTTTCGTGACCGGTGGATCGGCCAACCCTGTACGATCCTTTGGCTGCGCTGTCGGTTCCAGAGACTTCCCTGGCTACCACTGGATCTACTGGGTTGGACCCCTACTTGGCGCGGCGCTTGCTGCTGGTTACTTCAAGCTTGTCAAGTTGATGCACTACGAGGAAGCAAACCCTGGTCAAGATAGTCCAGTTGACGTATGA